Proteins encoded by one window of Synergistaceae bacterium:
- a CDS encoding DNA polymerase I, giving the protein LAERLNISKQEAKDIMTRYFDAVPSVKNFIDNIISQAKSRGYTQTLSGRIRPVNEIPAKKSALDRAIINSPIQGTAADIARMAMINWEGDLFLQVHDSLVCECKESEAQEIAQMLREIMKSSGGEINNLEVETKSGKTLASV; this is encoded by the coding sequence GCTGGCTGAAAGATTAAATATTTCTAAACAGGAAGCAAAAGACATAATGACTCGTTACTTTGATGCAGTGCCGAGCGTTAAAAATTTTATCGATAATATAATCTCTCAAGCAAAATCACGGGGTTATACTCAGACTCTATCAGGCCGAATCAGACCAGTTAACGAGATCCCCGCGAAAAAATCAGCACTTGACCGCGCTATAATTAACTCACCTATACAAGGAACAGCGGCAGACATTGCAAGAATGGCCATGATAAATTGGGAAGGAGATTTATTTTTGCAGGTTCATGACTCTCTAGTGTGTGAGTGCAAAGAGTCAGAAGCTCAAGAAATTGCGCAAATGTTACGTGAAATTATGAAGTCATCAGGGGGCGAAATAAATAATCTTGAAGTCGAGACTAAATCAGGGAAGACTCTAGCAAGTGTGTAA
- a CDS encoding SurA N-terminal domain-containing protein, translating into MNFLRKQMKWVMAIIVIAFLLSTFLMYEGRSTRRSPSRNPDGTMSDYEVAQINGRSLMRSELEQRVRNYLQNNYNSRNLASLDMPAIYNNVLNQAILDSQLLKEVQEKGITVTDAEAEQVMKNYADTYFPTREAFYQVLAQNGIKIEDYKQNLARQIATERLVRQAVGEIIISEDQAAEFYDSMKSLIYTQPEGFMIQAAQFNTSSDAENFRSRLIKGDSWLAILSDDKFDSKDVINITKDPIFMPSTAFRTGTFTVLASLDINQPSPVFSVSSYDFAVALKTEHVDSSVRPYNEVSGDIKALLTQQEERKRLTDYETELRNKAQVVINDESLFARPVVSEDEPPKFDYDISVQEVSGDSTPESSEPESKPVETQTPAINESKSEDKPAISEPEIKSEDSKPVETPAPVEIKSENVKETPEINEPEAKPVETPAKTPEISESKPEDKPAISEPESKPEDSKPVETPAVNEPEAKLTESQAINESKSDDAKPAVTLELEQESPAPDSKPVETPAKNEPATEILPAEIKSESQDNALENGENKPIDAPVQVTETVITDIKADEKILESVNTAANEIISSDK; encoded by the coding sequence ATGAATTTCCTGCGTAAACAAATGAAATGGGTCATGGCTATAATCGTAATAGCTTTCTTGTTGTCTACATTCTTAATGTATGAAGGCAGAAGTACAAGACGTTCACCGAGCAGAAATCCCGACGGCACTATGTCAGACTATGAAGTCGCACAAATTAACGGGCGTTCTTTAATGCGCTCTGAACTTGAGCAGAGAGTCAGAAATTACCTGCAAAATAATTATAACTCAAGAAATTTAGCATCTCTTGACATGCCAGCGATTTATAATAATGTCCTGAATCAAGCGATTTTAGACTCGCAATTACTCAAAGAAGTTCAGGAGAAAGGCATAACTGTAACAGACGCAGAGGCCGAGCAAGTAATGAAAAATTACGCTGATACTTACTTCCCGACAAGAGAGGCATTTTATCAGGTCTTAGCACAGAACGGAATCAAAATTGAAGACTATAAACAAAATTTAGCGCGTCAAATCGCAACAGAGAGACTCGTACGTCAAGCAGTAGGAGAAATCATAATCAGTGAAGATCAGGCGGCGGAATTCTATGACTCAATGAAGAGTTTAATTTATACTCAGCCTGAAGGATTCATGATTCAAGCCGCGCAGTTTAACACGAGTTCAGACGCAGAAAATTTCAGGTCAAGACTCATTAAAGGCGATTCATGGCTTGCAATTCTATCAGATGACAAATTTGACTCTAAGGACGTAATAAATATCACTAAAGATCCCATTTTTATGCCGTCAACAGCTTTCAGAACGGGAACTTTTACCGTGCTCGCTTCACTTGATATTAATCAGCCCAGCCCGGTTTTTTCCGTGTCGAGCTATGATTTTGCGGTCGCTCTAAAAACTGAACATGTTGACTCAAGCGTAAGGCCTTATAACGAGGTCAGCGGGGATATTAAAGCACTCTTAACTCAACAGGAAGAGAGAAAGAGACTCACGGATTACGAGACGGAATTACGCAATAAAGCACAAGTTGTAATTAATGACGAGTCATTATTTGCCCGCCCTGTAGTCTCTGAAGATGAGCCGCCTAAATTCGATTATGATATAAGCGTTCAGGAAGTCAGCGGGGACTCAACGCCCGAATCAAGTGAGCCAGAATCAAAGCCAGTAGAGACTCAGACTCCCGCAATTAATGAGTCAAAATCTGAAGATAAGCCCGCAATTTCTGAACCTGAAATAAAATCAGAAGACTCAAAACCTGTAGAGACTCCCGCACCCGTTGAAATTAAATCTGAAAACGTGAAAGAGACTCCGGAAATTAACGAGCCTGAAGCAAAACCTGTAGAGACTCCAGCAAAGACTCCGGAAATCAGCGAGTCAAAACCTGAAGATAAGCCTGCAATTTCTGAACCTGAGTCAAAACCTGAAGACTCAAAACCTGTAGAGACTCCAGCAGTTAACGAGCCTGAAGCAAAATTAACAGAGTCTCAAGCAATTAACGAGTCAAAATCAGACGACGCAAAACCGGCTGTAACTCTCGAATTAGAACAGGAATCGCCCGCACCTGACTCAAAACCTGTAGAGACTCCCGCAAAAAATGAGCCTGCAACGGAAATTTTACCCGCTGAAATTAAATCAGAGTCTCAAGACAACGCGCTCGAAAACGGCGAAAATAAACCTATTGATGCCCCTGTTCAAGTTACTGAGACAGTAATAACGGACATTAAGGCCGACGAGAAAATTTTAGAAAGCGTAAATACAGCAGCAAATGAAATAATTTCGTCTGATAAATAA
- the carB gene encoding carbamoyl-phosphate synthase large subunit, which produces MAARKKVLIIGSGPIVIGQACEFDYSGTQACKALRSLGYEIVLVNSNPATIMTDPEMADITYIEPLNLERLESIIARERPDYLLPNLGGQSGLNLCAELNKAGILAKYNVEVIGVQADAIERGEDRVEFKKTMQKLGIDMARSEVAYSVDEALNIAEKLNYPVVLRPAYTMGGAGGGLVYNRDELKTVCERGLQASIVHQVLVEESVLGWEELELEVVRDKDNNMITVCFIENVDPMGVHTGDSFCVAPMLTISSELQEKLQAQAYKIVEHIGVIGGTNVQFAHDPKTGRVIVIEINPRTSRSSALASKATGFPIALISAKLAAGLSLSDIHCGKFGTLDKYKPGGDYVVVKFARWAFEKFKGVQDKLGTQMRAVGEVMSIGRNFKEALQKAIRSLEKDRYGLGFAKNFHELSKNELLSMLEYPTSERYFIIYEALRKGATVEEIHNLTHVKKYFLEQIQELVIEEEKILADKNISDNALIQAKRDGFSDKYLAKLLDIPEKEIRDRREKLNISQTWESIHVSGTQDGAYYYSTYNNSDSSSNQQNKISQSRKIMILGGGPNRIGQGIEFDYCCVHAAQSLKRLGFETIIVNCNPETVSTDYDTSDKLYFEPLTLEDVLSIYKSEQPAGVIAQFGGQTPLNLASELEKNGVKILGTSPEIIDLAEDRGRFKSVMDSLNIPMPESGMAADLNQAQEIANKIGYPVMVRPSYVLGGRGMEIVYDSASLNNYVNAAVGVTPDRPILIDRFLNHALECEADAICDGVHAYVPAVMEHIELAGIHSGDSACIIPSRHITPDSLAAIKEYTRKIAEAMHVVGLMNIQYAIENDKVFVLEANPRASRTVPLVSKVCGIQMVPLAVEAMTRDLTGLDSPLENLPERVIPYWGVKESVFPFNMFQEVDPVLGPEMRSTGEVLGIAKEAGEAFYKAEEAANSKLPLTGNVLIAVSDSDKKNISDIARKYINAGFKIFATEGTCETLRNSGITCEKISGRPDAVDYVINGKINLVINTPREKALTHTGSALRRSAIKARVPYITTLAGADAAIEGIITVKSQNNNSDSLLSIKEWHNMIK; this is translated from the coding sequence ATGGCAGCACGGAAAAAAGTTTTAATTATAGGGTCAGGCCCTATTGTTATCGGTCAGGCTTGTGAGTTCGATTATTCGGGCACACAGGCCTGCAAAGCCCTTAGAAGTCTAGGCTATGAAATTGTCTTAGTGAACTCCAACCCCGCAACTATCATGACAGATCCCGAAATGGCAGATATTACTTATATAGAGCCGCTTAATCTTGAAAGATTAGAGTCAATTATTGCGCGTGAAAGACCTGATTATTTGTTGCCGAATCTTGGCGGGCAGTCAGGTTTGAATTTATGCGCGGAATTAAACAAGGCCGGAATTTTAGCAAAATATAATGTCGAAGTAATAGGAGTTCAGGCAGATGCAATCGAACGCGGAGAAGATCGGGTCGAATTCAAGAAAACAATGCAGAAACTTGGAATCGATATGGCTCGTTCTGAAGTTGCGTACTCTGTTGATGAGGCTTTGAATATCGCTGAAAAATTAAATTATCCCGTTGTCTTGCGTCCTGCTTATACTATGGGAGGTGCAGGCGGGGGACTCGTTTATAATCGCGATGAGTTAAAGACAGTCTGTGAAAGAGGTCTACAGGCCAGTATTGTTCATCAAGTATTAGTTGAGGAGTCTGTGCTCGGCTGGGAAGAGTTAGAGCTTGAAGTCGTCCGCGATAAAGATAATAACATGATAACTGTATGTTTTATTGAAAACGTTGACCCTATGGGAGTTCACACGGGAGATTCTTTCTGCGTCGCGCCCATGTTGACAATTTCGAGCGAACTTCAGGAAAAATTACAGGCTCAAGCATATAAAATTGTCGAACATATAGGAGTAATCGGCGGAACTAATGTACAATTTGCCCATGATCCTAAGACCGGGCGCGTAATAGTAATTGAAATCAACCCGCGTACTTCCCGTTCGTCTGCTTTAGCGTCAAAGGCTACAGGATTCCCCATTGCTTTAATATCTGCAAAATTAGCGGCTGGGCTTTCTTTGAGTGATATTCACTGCGGCAAATTCGGAACTCTTGATAAATATAAACCGGGCGGCGATTATGTAGTTGTGAAATTTGCGCGCTGGGCATTCGAGAAATTCAAAGGTGTACAGGACAAACTCGGAACTCAAATGCGGGCAGTCGGTGAAGTCATGAGCATAGGCCGAAATTTTAAGGAAGCATTACAGAAAGCAATTAGATCACTTGAGAAAGATAGATACGGGCTCGGATTCGCTAAAAATTTTCATGAACTCTCAAAAAATGAATTACTCTCAATGTTAGAATATCCGACGAGTGAGAGATATTTTATTATTTATGAGGCATTGAGGAAGGGCGCAACGGTTGAAGAGATTCATAATTTGACTCATGTAAAGAAATATTTTCTTGAGCAGATTCAGGAATTAGTCATTGAAGAAGAAAAAATTTTAGCTGATAAAAATATTTCGGATAATGCACTAATTCAGGCCAAGCGGGACGGATTCTCTGATAAATATTTAGCGAAATTATTAGACATTCCCGAAAAAGAAATCAGGGATCGCCGCGAAAAATTGAATATCTCTCAAACATGGGAATCTATTCATGTGAGCGGAACTCAAGACGGAGCTTATTATTACTCAACTTATAATAATTCTGACTCATCGTCAAATCAGCAAAATAAAATCTCGCAGTCACGTAAAATTATGATACTCGGAGGCGGCCCTAATCGAATCGGTCAGGGAATTGAATTCGATTACTGCTGTGTTCATGCTGCCCAGAGTCTAAAGCGTCTAGGTTTTGAGACAATTATAGTAAATTGCAACCCTGAAACGGTCTCGACTGATTATGACACTTCAGACAAATTATATTTTGAGCCTCTCACACTTGAGGACGTATTAAGCATATATAAATCTGAACAGCCCGCCGGAGTTATTGCGCAATTCGGTGGTCAAACGCCTTTAAATCTTGCGAGCGAACTGGAGAAAAACGGCGTAAAAATTTTAGGCACTTCACCGGAAATTATTGACTTGGCCGAAGACAGAGGCAGATTTAAATCAGTAATGGACTCGCTTAACATTCCCATGCCGGAGTCAGGAATGGCAGCAGATTTAAATCAAGCTCAGGAAATCGCAAATAAAATCGGTTATCCCGTAATGGTGAGGCCTTCTTATGTGCTGGGCGGCCGGGGAATGGAAATTGTTTACGACTCAGCGAGCTTAAATAATTACGTCAATGCAGCAGTCGGAGTTACTCCGGATCGGCCGATCTTGATAGATAGATTCTTGAATCACGCGCTAGAATGTGAAGCCGACGCTATTTGTGACGGGGTTCATGCTTATGTCCCGGCAGTAATGGAACATATAGAACTCGCGGGGATTCATTCGGGGGACTCGGCCTGCATAATTCCGTCAAGACATATAACGCCCGACTCTCTTGCTGCGATTAAAGAATATACGCGGAAAATTGCCGAAGCTATGCACGTTGTAGGACTCATGAATATTCAGTACGCTATAGAGAATGACAAAGTTTTTGTCTTAGAAGCGAATCCGAGAGCCTCCCGGACTGTTCCATTAGTGTCAAAAGTTTGCGGGATTCAAATGGTGCCTTTAGCAGTTGAAGCAATGACCCGCGATTTAACAGGACTTGACTCGCCGCTTGAAAATTTGCCCGAACGCGTTATACCATACTGGGGAGTTAAAGAGTCAGTATTTCCGTTTAACATGTTTCAGGAAGTAGATCCGGTTTTAGGGCCTGAAATGCGTTCAACCGGTGAAGTATTAGGAATTGCGAAAGAGGCCGGAGAAGCGTTTTACAAGGCAGAAGAGGCAGCAAATTCTAAGCTCCCATTAACTGGGAATGTATTAATTGCAGTGAGTGACTCGGACAAGAAAAATATTTCTGACATTGCAAGAAAATATATTAACGCTGGATTCAAGATTTTTGCGACTGAAGGAACTTGCGAGACTCTAAGAAATTCCGGAATTACTTGCGAAAAAATTTCAGGCCGGCCCGATGCTGTTGACTATGTTATAAACGGTAAAATAAATCTCGTGATAAATACTCCTAGGGAGAAGGCACTAACTCACACGGGGAGCGCATTACGACGCAGCGCAATTAAAGCAAGAGTCCCATATATAACAACTTTAGCAGGAGCAGATGCAGCTATTGAAGGAATTATCACGGTTAAATCGCAAAATAATAATTCTGACTCGTTGCTGTCAATTAAAGAATGGCACAATATGATTAAATAA